The following are encoded in a window of Kitasatospora sp. NBC_01250 genomic DNA:
- a CDS encoding ATP-binding protein: MGETSMRATGWARSFPVSGGVRAGRRWARVHLDALGWTVHAPDTADDVLLTVSELITNAHLHAHSDAQLVLLWDRRCLHVSVHDASTELPQLRSPDPVRPNGRGLAIVDTLADSWRAHPQGGGKTITACFHAPGRPGPAPAPLTDGTADRAPG; this comes from the coding sequence ATGGGCGAGACGTCGATGAGGGCCACCGGGTGGGCGCGGTCCTTCCCGGTCAGTGGCGGAGTGCGAGCCGGCCGACGGTGGGCGCGCGTGCACCTGGACGCCCTGGGGTGGACGGTCCACGCGCCGGACACGGCCGACGATGTGCTGCTCACGGTGTCGGAGCTGATCACCAACGCCCACCTGCACGCGCACAGCGACGCCCAGCTCGTCCTGCTCTGGGACCGGCGTTGCCTCCACGTCAGCGTCCACGACGCCTCCACCGAGCTGCCGCAGCTACGATCGCCGGACCCGGTGCGGCCCAACGGGCGCGGCCTCGCGATCGTCGACACCCTCGCCGACAGCTGGCGCGCGCACCCGCAGGGGGGCGGAAAGACCATTACCGCGTGCTTCCACGCGCCGGGCAGACCCGGTCCCGCGCCCGCGCCGCTGACCGACGGAACGGCCGACCGCGCCCCGGGGTAG
- a CDS encoding helix-turn-helix domain-containing protein has protein sequence MSRCTVSADDGGGQPTEHHRVVGGDDPGGDGAADPGLRVEVLVCDGPSGHGGDQVGDVADREGLRTGGRVHGAGVGLGGEQRLGRDGGDVGRVDEGLGSAAGGDGDRAADEGQVAVGDVLHHPGGADHAVGDARSGGEVGFDGLDVDPRWGGVGAVGAQAGDVADACGLCGAYRFSGDIGNGLLEAALAREQLRTGRLGLAGIARSVGYGSPYAFAAAFRRHHGEPPGAWRERESTREEELRPSGPRIH, from the coding sequence GTGTCCCGCTGCACGGTCAGCGCTGATGACGGTGGCGGTCAGCCAACGGAGCATCATCGCGTAGTCGGCGGGGACGATCCCGGCGGCGACGGCGCCGCCGATCCAGGCCTCCGGGTCGAGGTCCTGGTGTGCGACGGGCCGTCCGGTCACGGCGGCGATCAGGTCGGCGACGTCGCCGACCGTGAGGGCCTGCGGACCGGTGGGCGCGTACACGGCGCCGGCGTGGGCCTCGGGGGCGAGCAGCGTCTCGGCCGCGACGGCGGCGATGTCGGCCGCGTCGACGAAGGCCTCGGTTCCGCTGCCGGCGGGGACGGTGATCGCGCCGCCGATGAGGGGCAGGTGGCTGTCGGTGACGTTCTGCATCACCCAGGCGGGGCGGACCACGCAGTGGGTGATGCCCGTTCGGGCGGCGAGGTCGGCTTCGACGGCCTTGATGTCGATCCCCGGTGGGGCGGTGTCGGCGCCGTAGGTGCTCAGGCAGGTGACGTGGCGGACGCCTGCGGCCTCTGCGGCGCCTACCGGTTCTCCGGCGACATCGGCAACGGGCTGCTGGAGGCGGCGCTGGCCAGGGAGCAGCTGCGCACGGGCCGACTCGGCCTGGCGGGCATCGCCCGCAGTGTCGGCTACGGCTCGCCCTACGCCTTCGCGGCCGCATTCCGCCGCCACCACGGCGAACCGCCCGGCGCCTGGCGAGAACGGGAGTCGACGCGCGAGGAGGAACTCCGGCCGAGCGGCCCCCGCATCCACTGA
- a CDS encoding YciI family protein: MAKYLLLKHYRGAPAPANDVPMDRWSPEEISAHMQYMNDFAARLEKTGEFVDGQALAPEGAWVRYDGEGRPPVTDGPFAETKDLIAGWMVIDVDSYERAVELAGELSAAPGAGGRPIHEWLEVRPFLGAAPCITE, encoded by the coding sequence ATGGCCAAGTACCTGCTGCTCAAGCACTACCGCGGCGCCCCGGCGCCGGCCAACGACGTGCCCATGGACCGGTGGAGCCCGGAGGAGATCTCGGCCCACATGCAGTACATGAACGACTTCGCCGCCCGGCTGGAGAAGACCGGCGAGTTCGTCGACGGTCAGGCGCTCGCCCCCGAGGGAGCGTGGGTCCGCTACGACGGCGAGGGGCGCCCGCCGGTCACCGACGGACCGTTCGCGGAGACCAAGGACCTCATCGCCGGCTGGATGGTGATCGACGTCGACAGCTACGAGCGCGCCGTCGAGCTGGCCGGGGAGCTGTCGGCCGCCCCCGGGGCGGGCGGCAGGCCGATCCACGAGTGGCTCGAGGTGCGCCCGTTCCTGGGCGCGGCACCCTGCATCACGGAGTGA
- a CDS encoding dienelactone hydrolase family protein, with the protein MQFTSEQRLDNGVLEREFTLGEIPGTLWTPESAAPVPLILMAHNNGLPKREPRLVARARQTAGYGYAVATIDAAGCGDRLRSAADEQARAELRRAMQAGEPVDEIFESFVGPLVEKVVPEWRTALDALLALPEIGGPVGYSGWTAVGIRLAVVEPRIEAAGFFAGGYVPHAQREEARQVTIPLLFLLQWDDEGNPRQRSLDLFDAFGSKEKTMHANLGGHAGTPWFEVEEGDRFFGRHLK; encoded by the coding sequence ATGCAGTTCACTTCCGAGCAGCGCCTCGACAACGGCGTCCTCGAGCGCGAGTTCACCCTCGGCGAGATCCCCGGCACCCTGTGGACGCCTGAATCCGCCGCACCCGTCCCGCTGATCCTGATGGCCCACAACAACGGCCTCCCCAAGCGGGAACCCCGACTGGTGGCCCGGGCCCGGCAGACCGCCGGGTACGGCTACGCGGTGGCCACCATCGACGCCGCCGGGTGCGGTGACCGGCTCCGTTCCGCCGCCGACGAGCAGGCCCGCGCCGAGCTCCGCCGGGCGATGCAGGCCGGCGAGCCGGTCGATGAGATCTTCGAGTCCTTCGTCGGCCCGCTGGTCGAAAAGGTGGTCCCGGAATGGCGGACCGCCTTGGACGCCCTCCTCGCACTGCCCGAAATCGGCGGCCCGGTCGGGTACTCGGGGTGGACCGCCGTCGGCATCCGCCTCGCGGTGGTCGAGCCGCGCATCGAGGCCGCCGGCTTCTTCGCCGGGGGCTACGTGCCCCACGCCCAGCGCGAGGAGGCCCGGCAGGTCACCATTCCGCTGCTGTTCCTGCTGCAGTGGGACGACGAAGGCAACCCCCGACAGCGGTCCCTGGACCTGTTCGACGCCTTCGGCTCCAAGGAGAAGACGATGCACGCCAATCTGGGCGGGCACGCCGGTACCCCGTGGTTCGAGGTGGAGGAGGGGGACCGCTTCTTCGGCCGGCACCTGAAGTGA
- a CDS encoding alpha-ketoglutarate-dependent dioxygenase AlkB, translating to MQHLQSTLFGSADALGLGPLTAVRRVELGHGAWVDLLPGWLTGADELFEHLAAEVPWRAERRPMYERVVDVPRLLAHYGPGAELPHPVLTRARRRLSEHYAAELGEPFLTAGLCYYRDGRDSVAWHGDRGGRAADQDTMIAILSVGEPRALLLRPHGGTGPTRRHTLGHGDLLVMGGSCQRTFEHAVPKTARPTGPRISVQFRPYRVW from the coding sequence ATGCAGCACCTCCAGAGCACCCTGTTCGGCAGCGCCGACGCCCTCGGGCTCGGCCCGCTCACCGCCGTCCGCCGCGTCGAGCTCGGACACGGCGCCTGGGTCGACCTGCTGCCGGGGTGGCTCACCGGGGCGGACGAACTGTTCGAACACCTCGCCGCCGAGGTCCCGTGGCGGGCCGAGCGGCGGCCGATGTACGAGCGGGTGGTCGACGTCCCGCGGCTGCTCGCGCACTACGGTCCCGGGGCCGAGCTGCCGCACCCGGTGCTGACCCGGGCCCGCCGGAGGCTGAGCGAGCACTACGCGGCCGAACTCGGCGAGCCGTTCCTGACCGCCGGGCTCTGCTACTACCGCGACGGGCGCGACAGCGTGGCCTGGCACGGCGACCGCGGCGGACGAGCGGCCGACCAGGACACGATGATCGCGATCCTCTCCGTCGGCGAACCCCGCGCCCTGCTGCTGCGCCCGCACGGTGGCACCGGTCCCACCCGGCGCCACACCCTGGGCCACGGCGACCTGCTGGTGATGGGCGGTTCCTGCCAGCGAACCTTCGAGCACGCCGTCCCGAAGACCGCCCGGCCCACCGGCCCCCGGATCAGCGTGCAGTTCCGGCCCTACCGGGTCTGGTAG
- a CDS encoding phenylalanine 4-monooxygenase gives MSDASELVPVTPGGRLGPVARHPGLRDPRYLARRGALVALARGHRVGDPSPSVAYRTAEHATWRTVHAALEPALRAHACRAVLAAREDACIPADRIPQHDEVGAHLRARTGFAFTLAGGFVPNRRFLGALRHGYFHAVQFVRHPAAPLYTPEPDVIHDVFGHGVHLASTRFAELYRLIGRAAAQVRTEQALGLLSRVYWYTLECGVVAEAGAVKAYGAALLSSPGELRRLPRCEIRDWDLRAMAGTAYRVDAYQPVLFAVRSMDHLTDALAAFCADFDDDTGARLRTAGSARR, from the coding sequence ATGAGCGATGCATCGGAGCTGGTCCCGGTCACGCCGGGCGGCAGGCTCGGTCCTGTCGCCCGGCACCCCGGTCTGCGCGACCCCCGCTATCTGGCGCGGCGAGGCGCGCTCGTCGCGTTGGCGCGCGGCCACCGGGTCGGCGATCCCTCGCCGTCGGTCGCGTACCGCACTGCGGAGCACGCGACGTGGCGCACGGTGCACGCGGCACTGGAGCCCGCCCTGCGGGCCCACGCGTGCCGCGCGGTGCTGGCCGCCCGCGAGGACGCGTGCATTCCCGCAGACCGCATCCCGCAGCACGACGAGGTCGGGGCGCACCTGCGGGCCCGGACCGGATTCGCCTTCACCCTGGCCGGTGGCTTCGTGCCGAACCGGCGGTTCCTGGGGGCGCTGCGGCACGGCTACTTCCACGCGGTGCAGTTCGTCCGGCACCCCGCAGCGCCGCTGTACACGCCCGAACCCGACGTGATCCACGACGTGTTCGGCCACGGTGTCCACCTGGCCTCGACCCGGTTCGCCGAGCTGTACCGCCTGATCGGCAGGGCAGCCGCACAAGTGCGCACCGAGCAAGCCCTCGGCCTGCTCAGCCGGGTGTACTGGTACACCCTCGAATGCGGCGTGGTCGCCGAGGCCGGGGCGGTCAAGGCGTACGGCGCGGCGCTGCTCTCCTCACCCGGCGAGCTGCGCCGACTGCCCCGGTGCGAGATCCGCGACTGGGACCTGCGCGCGATGGCAGGCACCGCGTACCGGGTCGATGCCTACCAGCCCGTCCTGTTCGCCGTACGCTCGATGGATCATCTCACCGATGCCCTCGCCGCGTTCTGCGCGGACTTCGACGACGACACCGGGGCCCGGCTGAGGACCGCTGGGAGTGCCCGCCGGTAG
- a CDS encoding DedA family protein — MTPPPLPGPLAHLAPLLDHYGYLALATLVFLDNVLVPVPGQTVLIAAAVYAGAGRLNIVAVMCVAALAAVLGSCLGYVIGRRGGRPFVHRYGRYVLLTPERFAKAEGFFQRNGGKVVTVARFIDGLRQTSGVLAGTTDMPWRPFLLFNTLGAALWVGLWGGLGYAAGADINPLYHEAVRYQTYLLIALAVAAAALLVRFLLRRRRSSDGDS; from the coding sequence GTGACCCCGCCGCCCCTTCCGGGCCCCCTCGCCCACCTCGCCCCTCTGCTGGACCACTACGGCTACCTGGCGCTCGCCACGCTGGTCTTCCTGGACAACGTCCTGGTCCCGGTTCCGGGGCAGACGGTCCTGATCGCCGCAGCGGTGTACGCCGGCGCCGGGCGGCTGAACATCGTGGCCGTGATGTGCGTCGCCGCCCTGGCAGCGGTCCTGGGGAGCTGCCTCGGCTATGTCATCGGCCGCCGTGGCGGGCGGCCCTTCGTCCACCGCTACGGCCGCTACGTGCTCCTGACCCCGGAGCGCTTCGCCAAGGCCGAGGGCTTCTTCCAGCGCAACGGCGGCAAGGTCGTCACGGTGGCCCGGTTCATCGACGGACTGCGCCAGACCAGCGGCGTCCTCGCCGGAACCACCGACATGCCGTGGCGCCCCTTCCTCCTCTTCAACACCCTCGGAGCCGCCCTGTGGGTCGGGCTGTGGGGCGGTCTCGGCTACGCGGCCGGCGCCGACATCAACCCCCTCTACCACGAGGCCGTCCGCTACCAGACCTACCTGCTCATCGCCCTCGCGGTCGCAGCCGCGGCGCTGCTCGTCCGCTTCCTCCTGCGCCGACGCCGCTCCTCGGACGGCGACAGCTGA
- a CDS encoding RNA polymerase sigma factor, which yields MNEALLRSLTPSVLGILVRRGADFAAAEDAVQDALVEALRVWPADQPRDPKGWLVTVAWRRFLDQARADAARRRREDRVDEEPPPGPAPALDDTLQLYFLCAHPSLTPASAVALTLRAVGGLTTRQIAQAYLVPEATMAQRISRAKRTVSGVRFDRPGDVATVLRVLYLVFNEGYSGDVDLAAEAIRLTRQLAAHVEHPEVAGLLALMLLHHARRAARIAPDGSLVPLAQQDRGRWDTGSIAEGVAILQTALARDKLGEFQAQAAIAALHADAPTAEETDWVQIVEWYDELAGLTDSPIVRLNRAVAVGEADGPRAGLAALAALDAALPRHAAVAAYLHERDGDLATAARLYAEAARKAPNLAERDHLTRQAARLNADGGH from the coding sequence ATGAACGAGGCCCTGCTGAGGAGCCTCACCCCGAGCGTGCTCGGGATCCTCGTCCGCCGCGGAGCCGACTTCGCGGCGGCCGAGGACGCTGTGCAGGACGCGCTCGTCGAGGCGCTGCGCGTCTGGCCGGCCGACCAGCCGCGGGATCCGAAGGGCTGGCTGGTCACCGTGGCCTGGCGCCGGTTCCTCGACCAGGCGCGGGCGGACGCCGCCCGCCGCCGGCGCGAGGACCGCGTCGACGAGGAGCCGCCGCCCGGGCCCGCGCCGGCGCTGGACGACACGCTCCAGCTCTACTTCCTGTGCGCCCACCCGTCGCTGACGCCCGCGTCGGCCGTCGCGCTCACGCTGCGCGCCGTCGGCGGGCTGACCACCCGCCAGATCGCCCAGGCCTATCTGGTGCCCGAGGCGACCATGGCACAGCGCATCAGCCGGGCCAAGCGCACCGTCTCCGGCGTGCGGTTCGACCGGCCCGGCGACGTCGCCACCGTGCTGCGCGTCCTCTACCTGGTCTTCAACGAGGGCTACTCCGGCGACGTCGATCTCGCTGCCGAGGCCATCCGGCTCACCCGGCAGCTCGCGGCCCACGTCGAGCATCCCGAGGTGGCGGGGCTGCTCGCCCTCATGCTCCTCCACCATGCCCGGCGGGCCGCGCGGATCGCGCCTGACGGCAGCCTGGTCCCGCTCGCCCAGCAGGACCGCGGCCGCTGGGACACCGGGTCGATCGCCGAGGGGGTCGCGATCCTGCAGACGGCGCTCGCCCGCGACAAGCTGGGCGAGTTCCAGGCCCAAGCCGCCATCGCGGCGCTCCACGCCGATGCGCCCACCGCGGAGGAGACCGACTGGGTGCAGATCGTCGAGTGGTACGACGAGCTCGCAGGCCTGACCGACAGCCCGATCGTCCGGCTCAACCGCGCGGTCGCCGTCGGAGAGGCGGACGGACCGCGCGCCGGCCTGGCGGCGCTCGCCGCGCTGGACGCCGCACTGCCCCGCCACGCCGCGGTGGCGGCCTACCTCCACGAGCGTGACGGTGACCTGGCGACGGCGGCCCGGCTGTACGCCGAGGCGGCCCGCAAGGCCCCCAACCTCGCCGAGCGCGACCACCTGACGCGCCAGGCCGCCCGGCTCAACGCCGACGGTGGCCACTGA